From the genome of bacterium:
ACGACCCAGGCCTTGATGCACTCCGGCGGGTTCTCGTCGTCCGGCAGGCCGGAGACCGCGACGTCGGTTACCGCCTCGTGCCCCAGGAGCAGCGTCTCGACCTCGGACGGGAAGACCGACCAGCCCTTGTTCTTGATCAGCATCTTCTTGCGGTCGTTGATCGTGATGCGGCCCTTCTCATCCATGAATCCGATGTCGCCGGTGAGAAGCCACCGCTTGCCGTCCATCTCGACGATCGTGTCGTCCGTGTCTTCCTTGCGGTTGAGGTACCCGAGCATCACCTGCGGTCCGGCGACGATGATCTCGCCGGACTTCGGCTTCTGCTCGCCGTTCGCATCCTGCTCCATTGTGCCCGGCTCAATCGTGATCTTCGGATCGCCCGCGTCGACAATGCGCCAGTCCGTGCCCGGCACCGGCATGCCGATCGTGCCGATCATCGACTCGCCCCAGAACGCGTGCGCGGAGACGATCGGGCTCGTCTCGGTCAGGCCGTATCCCTCGGCGAGCTTCGCGCCGGTCTTGGCCTCGAACGCCTCCTGAACCGGGCGGTGCAGCGGGCCCGCGCCGGAAACGCAAAGCGAGAGCTTGCCCTTGAGGTCGTAGTTGCCGATGCCGTCAAACTCCGCGACCTTCTTGAAGAGGATCTCCGCGCCCGGGAACATCGTCCCTTTGGGCGGGCCAACCTCGACGATCGTCTTGCACAGGTCGTCCATGTCCGGCGGCTTGGGGAACAGGATCTGCATCATCCCGAGCCGGACGCACATGTTCATGACGCACGTGTGCGCGAAGCTGTGGAACAGGGGCAAAATGCCGAGGATCGCCGCGCCCGCGCGCATCTTGAAAAGCCAAAGCGCGGCCTGATCGGAGTTCGCCACGATGTTGAAGTGCGAGAGCATCGCGG
Proteins encoded in this window:
- a CDS encoding AMP-binding protein — translated: MTTDNPYFVDESRPWFAEGAGWPAEVPKNATFVHKPLGQVLRDTTREHPEQDAVWFQGVRMKYRELDEMSDRVATGLANLGFKKGDVIALLLPNSFQYVVCYYACMRLGVIVSGCNPTYKPGEVLHQLNTIGAKGMVVLDILYDPIVAPIREKSPVKIYVKTNITDMMKLSPIKKTLGGLLGKIPKADVPNAKDFTQLMKSPASPPKVDIDPDDVATYIMTGGTTGVPKAAMLSHFNIVANSDQAALWLFKMRAGAAILGILPLFHSFAHTCVMNMCVRLGMMQILFPKPPDMDDLCKTIVEVGPPKGTMFPGAEILFKKVAEFDGIGNYDLKGKLSLCVSGAGPLHRPVQEAFEAKTGAKLAEGYGLTETSPIVSAHAFWGESMIGTIGMPVPGTDWRIVDAGDPKITIEPGTMEQDANGEQKPKSGEIIVAGPQVMLGYLNRKEDTDDTIVEMDGKRWLLTGDIGFMDEKGRITINDRKKMLIKNKGWSVFPSEVETLLLGHEAVTDVAVSGLPDDENPPECIKAWVVVAPDKKGKVSENDILKWAKENITFYKVPKHVEIIDEVPKNAIGKVMRRELQEADPIYKAWKEKQGQKKSA